A region from the Janthinobacterium agaricidamnosum genome encodes:
- a CDS encoding YbdD/YjiX family protein, with translation MIDEIIKAGRYLGQSMRLMCGLPEYDTYVAHREVTHPGEPMMTYEEFFRERQEARYGGAGKRGGCC, from the coding sequence ATGATAGATGAAATCATCAAGGCTGGACGGTATCTGGGGCAAAGCATGCGGCTCATGTGCGGCTTGCCCGAGTACGACACCTATGTGGCGCACCGGGAAGTGACCCATCCCGGCGAGCCGATGATGACGTATGAAGAGTTTTTCCGCGAGCGGCAGGAAGCCCGTTACGGCGGGGCGGGAAAACGTGGAGGTTGTTGTTAA
- a CDS encoding carbon starvation CstA family protein: MNRIFKQLGWAALALAGAGSLGVVALQRGEPISAIWIVIAAVCVYLIAYRFYSLFIADKVLGLDARRMTPAFKHNDGLDHVPTNKYVLFGHHFAAIAGAGPLVGPVLAAQMGYLPGMLWILAGVVFAGAVQDFIVLFISMRRDGRSLGDLIKAELGEIPGMIALLGCFMIMVIILAVLALIVVKALTGSPWGSFTVMATIPIALFMGVYSRFIRVGRIGEISIIGFVLLMLAIIGGQYVQEHAVLGPMFTFTGTELTWMLIGYGFIASVLPVWLLLAPRDYLSTFLKIGTILGLAIGIIVVAPYLKMPAMTKFIDGSGPVWSGNLFPFLFITIACGAVSGFHALISSGTTPKMIENESHARFIGYGAMLMESFVAIMALVAASTIEPGIYFAMNSPAALIGTTAESAAQAISQWGFYVTPEMLTQTAKDVGEHSIISRAGGAPTLAVGMAQILSGAIGGKAMMAFWYHFAILFEALFILTAVDAGTRAGRFMLQDLLGSFVPALKQTENVIANLLATGLCVAAWGYFLYQGVVDPLGGINTLWPLFGIANQMLAAIALILGTCVLFKMKRGQYAWVTITPTIWLLLCTLTAGWQKIFDANPRVGFLAHAKKYSAALDEGTLLAPAKSVAQMQQIIFNDYLDAGLAAFFVIVVISVLFFGIRTIMKARADSKPSTKETPFQAMPTVQ, translated from the coding sequence ATGAACCGCATTTTCAAACAACTCGGCTGGGCAGCGCTTGCGCTGGCAGGCGCCGGGTCCCTGGGCGTTGTCGCCCTGCAACGTGGCGAACCGATCAGCGCGATCTGGATCGTCATCGCCGCCGTCTGCGTCTATCTGATCGCCTACCGTTTCTACAGCCTGTTCATCGCCGACAAGGTGCTGGGCCTCGATGCACGCCGCATGACGCCCGCCTTCAAGCACAACGATGGCCTGGACCACGTGCCGACCAACAAATATGTGCTGTTCGGCCACCATTTCGCGGCAATTGCCGGCGCCGGCCCCCTGGTCGGCCCCGTGCTGGCCGCGCAGATGGGCTATCTGCCCGGCATGCTGTGGATTTTGGCGGGCGTCGTGTTTGCCGGCGCCGTGCAGGATTTCATCGTGCTGTTCATTTCCATGCGCCGCGATGGCCGTTCCTTGGGCGACCTGATCAAGGCTGAACTGGGCGAAATTCCCGGCATGATCGCTCTGCTCGGCTGCTTCATGATCATGGTCATCATCCTGGCCGTGCTGGCACTGATCGTCGTCAAGGCTCTGACGGGCTCGCCTTGGGGCAGCTTCACCGTGATGGCGACGATTCCCATCGCCCTGTTCATGGGCGTGTACTCGCGCTTCATCCGCGTGGGCCGCATCGGCGAAATCTCCATCATCGGCTTTGTCTTGCTGATGCTGGCCATCATCGGCGGCCAGTACGTGCAGGAACATGCCGTTCTCGGCCCGATGTTCACGTTCACGGGCACGGAACTGACGTGGATGCTGATCGGCTACGGCTTCATCGCTTCCGTCCTGCCCGTGTGGCTGCTGCTGGCGCCGCGCGACTACCTGTCGACTTTCCTTAAAATCGGCACGATTCTGGGCCTGGCCATCGGCATCATCGTCGTCGCGCCTTACCTGAAAATGCCGGCCATGACCAAGTTCATCGACGGCTCCGGCCCCGTCTGGTCGGGCAATCTGTTCCCCTTCCTGTTCATCACGATCGCCTGCGGCGCCGTTTCCGGCTTCCACGCGCTGATTTCCTCGGGCACCACGCCGAAGATGATTGAAAACGAAAGCCACGCCCGCTTCATCGGCTACGGCGCCATGCTGATGGAATCGTTCGTGGCCATCATGGCCCTGGTGGCCGCCTCGACCATCGAGCCGGGCATCTATTTCGCCATGAACAGCCCGGCCGCCCTGATCGGCACCACGGCGGAATCGGCCGCCCAGGCGATTTCGCAGTGGGGCTTCTATGTCACGCCGGAAATGCTGACGCAAACGGCCAAGGACGTTGGCGAGCACAGCATCATTTCACGCGCGGGCGGCGCACCGACCCTGGCCGTGGGCATGGCGCAGATCCTGTCCGGCGCCATCGGCGGCAAGGCCATGATGGCCTTCTGGTACCACTTCGCCATCCTGTTCGAAGCGCTGTTCATCCTGACGGCCGTCGATGCGGGCACACGTGCCGGCCGCTTCATGCTGCAAGACTTGCTGGGCAGCTTCGTGCCAGCGCTGAAACAGACGGAAAACGTCATCGCCAACCTGCTGGCCACGGGCCTGTGCGTGGCGGCCTGGGGCTACTTCCTGTACCAGGGCGTGGTCGATCCATTGGGCGGCATCAACACCCTGTGGCCGCTGTTCGGCATCGCCAACCAGATGCTGGCGGCGATTGCACTGATCCTCGGCACCTGCGTGCTGTTCAAGATGAAGCGTGGCCAGTACGCATGGGTCACCATCACGCCGACCATCTGGCTACTGCTGTGCACCTTGACGGCGGGCTGGCAAAAGATTTTCGACGCCAACCCGCGCGTCGGTTTCCTCGCGCATGCGAAGAAATACTCGGCGGCCCTCGATGAAGGCACCCTGCTGGCGCCGGCCAAGTCGGTGGCGCAGATGCAGCAGATCATCTTCAACGATTACCTCGACGCCGGCCTGGCCGCCTTCTTCGTCATCGTCGTGATCAGCGTGCTGTTCTTCGGCATCCGCACCATCATGAAGGCGCGCGCCGACAGCAAACCGAGCACCAAGGAAACGCCGTTCCAGGCCATGCCCACGGTGCAATGA
- a CDS encoding cache domain-containing protein, with product MKLRQKVIFLALTPLILALCAIAFAVRHQAITLAEQQRATIQQAYLASKEAELKHYVTLASHSIASLYGSGRKDDATQEEAKRILSALSYGDDGYFFIYDLQGKSLMHPRQPELVGQNLWELRDAEGNLTIQRLMQRAKSGGGFERYNWIKPSTNKSAPKLGYVILMPEWGWMMGTGIYMDDVDQALAKVDAQQSRNIRSTMELIAAIAILGSLLVAACGLVLNLRELRVADAKLKVLAQRVVESQEEERARLSRDLHDGISQWLVSIKLQIEAGIARLAGNAEQKDKAPATFERAAEQLNKVLGEVRRISHNLRPAILDDLGLAAALDHLVHEFNDSSSAQASFTASPAAAGEGLPDMVNTVLFRIAQEALTNCERHAHARGVEVSLREAGKAVELRIQDNGGGFDFDGIALHPQRGIGLRNMTERMEAIGGSLHITSSPAGTVVLARLALSSTH from the coding sequence ATGAAACTCAGACAGAAAGTCATCTTCCTGGCCCTCACGCCGCTCATCCTCGCCCTGTGCGCCATTGCGTTTGCCGTGCGGCACCAGGCGATCACCCTGGCCGAGCAGCAGCGCGCCACCATCCAGCAAGCGTACCTGGCCAGCAAGGAAGCCGAGCTCAAGCATTACGTGACCCTGGCCAGCCATTCCATCGCCTCGTTATATGGTTCTGGCCGCAAGGATGACGCCACGCAAGAGGAGGCCAAGCGCATCCTGTCCGCCCTCAGCTATGGCGACGACGGCTATTTCTTCATCTACGATTTGCAGGGCAAGTCGCTGATGCATCCGCGCCAGCCCGAGCTGGTGGGGCAGAATCTGTGGGAGCTGCGCGACGCCGAGGGCAATCTGACCATCCAGCGCCTGATGCAGCGGGCGAAGAGCGGCGGCGGTTTCGAGCGCTACAACTGGATCAAGCCGTCGACCAACAAGTCCGCGCCCAAGCTCGGCTATGTGATCCTGATGCCGGAATGGGGCTGGATGATGGGTACCGGTATTTACATGGACGACGTGGACCAGGCGCTGGCCAAGGTCGACGCCCAGCAGTCGCGCAATATCCGCTCGACCATGGAGTTGATCGCCGCCATCGCCATCCTCGGCTCCCTGCTGGTCGCCGCCTGCGGCCTCGTGCTGAACTTGCGCGAACTGCGCGTGGCCGATGCCAAGCTGAAAGTGCTGGCGCAGCGCGTGGTCGAATCGCAGGAAGAAGAGCGGGCGCGGCTGTCGCGTGACTTGCATGACGGCATCAGCCAGTGGCTGGTGTCGATCAAGCTGCAGATCGAGGCGGGCATCGCGCGTCTGGCCGGCAATGCGGAACAGAAAGACAAGGCGCCGGCCACGTTCGAGCGTGCCGCCGAGCAGCTGAACAAGGTGCTGGGCGAGGTGCGGCGCATTTCGCACAACCTGCGCCCGGCCATCCTCGACGACCTGGGCCTGGCCGCCGCGCTCGACCATCTCGTGCATGAGTTTAACGACAGCAGCAGCGCGCAAGCCAGTTTCACGGCCAGTCCGGCGGCGGCGGGCGAGGGCTTGCCCGACATGGTCAATACCGTGCTGTTCCGTATCGCCCAGGAAGCGCTGACCAATTGCGAGCGCCATGCCCACGCCCGCGGCGTGGAAGTAAGCCTGCGCGAGGCGGGCAAGGCCGTGGAATTGCGCATCCAGGATAACGGCGGCGGCTTCGACTTTGACGGCATCGCCCTGCATCCGCAGCGCGGCATCGGCCTGCGCAACATGACGGAACGCATGGAAGCCATCGGCGGCAGCCTGCACATCACCTCGTCCCCGGCCGGCACCGTGGTGCTGGCGCGGCTCGCCCTTTCATCCACCCACTAA
- a CDS encoding response regulator transcription factor, with amino-acid sequence MTEKINILLVDDHPLVRDGLRARLEAVAHFDVVAEAGGADEALAQARAHQVDLVLMDINMRGTNGIEATALFKQAFPQIAVLILSMHDKLEYVSQAIAAGARGYVLKDAPGKDIVFAIETVMSGGIYYSAALARQLSRPQVHDSFLTTREQQVLQHIAAGQSNKQIARVLDLSVRTVETHRLNIKRKLGIEGQAELIKYAVEHAQGGSA; translated from the coding sequence ATGACCGAGAAGATCAACATCCTGCTGGTGGACGACCACCCCCTCGTGCGCGACGGCTTGCGCGCGCGCCTGGAAGCGGTGGCGCATTTCGACGTGGTGGCCGAGGCGGGCGGCGCCGACGAAGCGCTGGCCCAGGCGCGCGCGCACCAGGTGGACCTCGTGTTGATGGATATTAATATGCGCGGCACGAACGGCATCGAGGCGACGGCGCTGTTCAAGCAGGCGTTCCCGCAGATTGCCGTGCTGATCCTGTCCATGCACGACAAGCTCGAATACGTGTCGCAAGCCATCGCCGCGGGCGCGCGCGGCTATGTACTCAAAGATGCTCCAGGGAAAGATATTGTGTTTGCCATCGAGACGGTGATGTCCGGCGGCATTTATTACAGTGCGGCGCTGGCGCGGCAGCTGTCGCGCCCGCAAGTCCACGATTCCTTCCTCACCACGCGCGAGCAGCAAGTGCTGCAGCACATCGCGGCGGGCCAGTCGAACAAGCAGATCGCCCGCGTGCTGGACCTGAGCGTGCGCACGGTGGAGACGCACCGGCTGAACATCAAGCGCAAGCTCGGCATCGAAGGGCAGGCCGAATTGATCAAATATGCGGTCGAGCATGCACAGGGCGGCAGCGCCTGA
- a CDS encoding EAL and HDOD domain-containing protein: MSASESNLFPLVGLQAVANAHNEWVAVTLHVPQASTASLLAALAAADAYAFLAPLDCIIPLADPHGVDEAVLAQLAPQRTIFRLPAHLAGDKALQKKCRQWRDAGYRILLDGAEAGPVVAAQVDARALSFDAAGARPALHQLLPLPGPHLAYNIADAGQIAELQELGVSWFAGDYALQHARQQSEPEDATSRRRVLALLGLLARDADAHELEVPLKQDPSLSYHLLKLVNSAAFGFTAPISSFSQAITLLGRRQLQRWLQLLLYARQQDDGKIHALLPLAAVRAAQMEALCQLRGGDRDAQDLAFMAGVFSLLDVLLGMPMEDIIATLNLAPEVSTALLERNGELGTLLALVESATPPPDGLRRAGIDGETYWRSLLQAYQWAIQVSRNL; encoded by the coding sequence ATGTCAGCGTCTGAATCAAACCTGTTTCCGTTGGTGGGATTACAAGCAGTAGCCAATGCTCATAACGAGTGGGTCGCTGTTACCCTGCATGTACCGCAGGCCTCGACGGCGTCGCTGCTGGCGGCGCTGGCCGCCGCCGATGCGTATGCCTTCCTGGCGCCGCTCGACTGCATCATTCCCCTGGCCGACCCGCATGGCGTGGACGAGGCCGTGCTGGCGCAACTGGCGCCGCAACGCACCATCTTCCGTTTGCCTGCCCATCTTGCCGGCGACAAAGCGCTGCAGAAAAAATGCCGGCAATGGCGCGACGCCGGCTACCGCATCCTGCTCGATGGCGCCGAGGCCGGTCCCGTGGTGGCGGCGCAGGTCGACGCGCGCGCGCTCAGCTTTGACGCGGCCGGCGCCCGCCCGGCCCTGCATCAGCTGCTGCCCCTGCCGGGGCCGCACCTGGCCTACAACATCGCCGACGCGGGGCAGATTGCCGAATTGCAAGAACTCGGCGTGAGCTGGTTTGCCGGCGATTACGCCCTGCAGCATGCGCGCCAGCAAAGCGAGCCGGAAGACGCCACGTCGCGCCGCCGCGTGCTGGCGCTGCTGGGTCTGCTGGCCCGTGATGCCGACGCGCACGAGCTGGAAGTGCCGCTCAAGCAAGACCCATCGCTCAGCTATCATCTATTAAAACTGGTTAATTCCGCCGCCTTCGGTTTCACGGCGCCGATTAGCAGCTTCAGCCAGGCCATCACCCTGCTGGGCCGGCGCCAGCTGCAGCGCTGGCTGCAACTGCTGCTGTATGCGCGCCAGCAAGATGACGGCAAGATCCACGCGCTGCTGCCGCTGGCGGCCGTGCGCGCGGCGCAGATGGAAGCGCTGTGCCAGCTGCGCGGCGGAGACCGCGACGCGCAAGACCTGGCCTTCATGGCAGGCGTGTTTTCCCTGCTCGACGTCCTGCTGGGCATGCCGATGGAAGACATCATCGCCACCCTGAACCTGGCGCCCGAAGTGAGCACGGCCTTGCTCGAGCGTAATGGCGAGCTGGGCACCTTGCTGGCGCTGGTCGAAAGCGCCACGCCGCCGCCCGACGGCTTGCGCCGCGCCGGCATCGATGGAGAAACCTATTGGCGCAGCCTGCTGCAGGCCTACCAATGGGCCATCCAGGTCAGCCGGAACCTCTAG
- a CDS encoding putative bifunctional diguanylate cyclase/phosphodiesterase: MTLFPVSDFLADSAALCDAVVRLRGSALVAELGRIASTVMASPHGQFLPAASTDAAAPAVPFPRDTPALLQEVSFDGHCFGHYSVAGRPLYNDADRRHLASLASLTAGVLQVHSLAQRSTHAYAQVEALLAQQTQILDQLHESVLTMDLTGYITSWNKGAERLFGYTSVEAVGRNILFLYDDEDTGFHDAFLEQGGRLMEVRRRKKSGEVFWASLSLSPLQDLDDKPIGLIAYLTDITERKLAEERLHHLAYYDPLTSLPNRTLLAKLVDQALSVAQRSKMLGCVLFIDLNRFKLINDTLGRRIGDELLRQVSLRFRQVLRDQDLVARLGGDEFAVGLFDIGQHFEASMVAQKLLASLVEPFLIEDHDLRVGASIGISVYPQDGQDAETLLRLADIAMYRAKQDSGGEAESVAFYSQDMNQGMQARMRLETGLRQALSEQQLLLHYQPKYALGSGRIIGAEALVRWHHPQHGMIPPAEFIPLAESTGLVVQVGEWVLEAACAQAQAWKLAGLPPIRLAVNVSAREFTAALPARVAATLARYGLEAAWLELEITESTLMHNIERVIAIMDRITALGVALSLDDFGTGYSSLSYLKRFPIDTLKIDRSFTTGIPTDASDCAIASTIISIAQQLHHKVIAEGVETAEQLAFLKSSGCDEVQGYLFSRPLPAREFERALRENWGV, translated from the coding sequence ATGACCCTGTTTCCGGTGTCGGATTTCCTCGCTGACAGCGCCGCCCTGTGCGACGCCGTCGTGCGTTTGCGCGGCTCTGCGCTGGTAGCTGAGCTGGGCCGTATCGCCAGCACCGTGATGGCCAGCCCGCATGGCCAGTTCCTGCCCGCGGCCAGTACGGACGCCGCTGCGCCAGCCGTGCCGTTTCCCCGCGATACGCCCGCGTTGTTGCAGGAAGTCAGCTTCGACGGCCATTGCTTCGGCCATTACAGCGTGGCCGGCCGCCCGCTGTATAACGATGCCGACCGCCGCCACCTGGCCAGCCTGGCATCGTTGACGGCCGGCGTCTTGCAGGTGCATTCGCTGGCGCAACGCTCGACCCATGCCTACGCGCAAGTCGAAGCCTTGCTGGCGCAGCAGACGCAAATCCTCGACCAGTTGCACGAATCCGTGCTGACGATGGACTTGACGGGCTACATCACCAGCTGGAACAAGGGCGCCGAGCGCCTGTTCGGCTACACCTCGGTGGAAGCCGTGGGGCGCAACATCCTGTTCCTGTACGACGACGAAGACACGGGTTTCCACGACGCCTTCCTGGAGCAGGGAGGGCGCCTGATGGAGGTGCGCCGGCGAAAGAAGTCGGGCGAGGTCTTCTGGGCCAGCCTGTCCTTGTCGCCGCTGCAAGACCTGGACGACAAGCCCATCGGACTCATCGCCTACCTGACGGACATCACGGAACGCAAGCTGGCCGAAGAGCGGCTGCACCACCTGGCCTACTACGACCCGCTGACCAGCCTGCCCAACCGTACCTTGCTGGCCAAACTGGTCGACCAGGCTCTCAGCGTGGCGCAGCGCAGCAAGATGCTTGGTTGCGTGCTGTTCATCGACCTGAACCGTTTTAAGCTGATCAACGACACCCTGGGCCGGCGCATCGGCGACGAACTGCTGCGCCAGGTCTCCTTGCGTTTCCGCCAGGTATTGCGTGACCAGGACCTGGTGGCCCGCCTGGGCGGCGACGAGTTCGCCGTCGGCCTGTTCGACATCGGCCAGCATTTCGAAGCGAGCATGGTGGCGCAAAAGCTCCTCGCCTCGCTGGTGGAGCCGTTCCTGATCGAGGACCACGACCTGCGCGTGGGCGCCAGCATCGGCATCAGCGTGTATCCGCAGGACGGGCAGGATGCGGAAACCCTGCTGCGCCTGGCCGACATCGCCATGTACCGCGCCAAGCAGGATAGCGGCGGCGAAGCGGAAAGCGTGGCCTTCTACAGCCAGGACATGAACCAGGGCATGCAGGCGCGCATGCGCCTGGAAACGGGCTTGCGCCAGGCCCTGTCGGAGCAGCAACTGCTGCTGCACTACCAGCCGAAGTATGCGCTCGGCAGCGGGCGCATCATCGGCGCCGAAGCACTGGTGCGCTGGCATCACCCGCAGCACGGCATGATCCCGCCCGCCGAATTCATCCCCTTGGCCGAATCGACGGGCCTGGTGGTGCAGGTGGGCGAATGGGTCTTGGAAGCGGCCTGCGCCCAGGCGCAAGCATGGAAGCTGGCTGGCCTGCCGCCGATCCGCCTGGCCGTCAACGTTTCCGCGCGCGAATTCACGGCAGCCTTGCCCGCCAGGGTGGCGGCGACCCTGGCCCGCTACGGCCTGGAAGCGGCCTGGCTGGAACTGGAAATCACGGAAAGCACCCTGATGCACAACATCGAGAGGGTCATCGCCATCATGGACCGCATCACGGCTCTGGGCGTGGCCCTGTCGCTGGACGACTTCGGCACCGGCTATTCGAGTCTGTCCTATTTGAAGCGCTTTCCCATCGATACCCTGAAAATCGACCGTTCGTTCACCACCGGCATCCCCACCGACGCCAGCGACTGCGCCATCGCCAGCACCATCATCAGCATTGCCCAGCAGCTGCACCACAAGGTGATCGCCGAAGGCGTGGAGACGGCCGAGCAGCTGGCCTTCCTGAAGAGTTCCGGCTGCGACGAAGTGCAGGGCTACCTGTTCTCGCGCCCGCTGCCGGCGAGGGAGTTCGAGCGCGCGCTGCGGGAAAACTGGGGCGTATAG
- a CDS encoding tyrosine-type recombinase/integrase, with protein sequence MAINTLTDADCRRATPNDGKLRKLFDGHGLMLAVLPSGNKVWRMAYRNDQGKQQTAVIGPYPLVGLKEARDRRDALRLKLLDGEDLKPKRKTSPSIALDVAIDTYWAGRTDISAGYKANALRALAMYVSPTLGTKTVREITKEDLMDALRPMDAAGLSVYVRRVRMWVGQVLDWSIQHGHCEENPASNINSKVAFSRKPREGFAALALAEVHPFMERLDLEDEIQSVLACKLLALTWTRTDELRRMTWAEVEGDVWRIPGKRMKKGREHLVPLSSQALDLLAEMKLRSRGSIYVFPNDRGGSRPMSENSILYLIHRIGFKGKMTGHGWRKVGSTWANEHEYNSDHVEVQLAHKDGGVRGVYNSAEYLKQRRVMLQAFADWLLKKPDPSGLER encoded by the coding sequence ATGGCCATCAATACCCTTACCGACGCAGACTGCCGCCGCGCAACGCCGAATGACGGCAAGCTGCGCAAGCTATTCGATGGCCACGGCCTGATGCTGGCCGTCCTGCCGAGCGGAAACAAGGTTTGGCGCATGGCCTATCGTAACGACCAGGGCAAGCAGCAAACTGCCGTGATTGGCCCGTATCCGCTTGTCGGCCTCAAGGAAGCCCGCGACCGCCGCGACGCTTTGCGTTTGAAGCTGCTCGACGGGGAAGACCTCAAGCCCAAGCGCAAGACGAGCCCATCCATTGCCCTTGATGTCGCAATCGATACCTACTGGGCCGGGCGCACGGACATCAGCGCCGGCTACAAGGCAAATGCATTACGCGCGCTGGCCATGTACGTCTCGCCAACGCTGGGCACGAAAACTGTGCGTGAAATTACCAAGGAAGACTTGATGGACGCGCTGCGCCCGATGGATGCCGCCGGCCTGTCCGTGTACGTCCGGCGCGTGCGCATGTGGGTGGGCCAGGTTCTCGACTGGTCCATCCAGCACGGCCACTGCGAAGAGAACCCCGCATCGAACATCAATTCGAAGGTCGCATTTTCCCGCAAGCCGCGCGAAGGGTTCGCCGCCCTGGCATTGGCCGAGGTGCATCCGTTCATGGAGCGCCTGGACCTGGAAGATGAAATTCAGTCTGTGCTGGCCTGCAAGCTGCTGGCGTTGACGTGGACGCGCACGGACGAGTTGCGGCGCATGACCTGGGCGGAAGTGGAGGGCGATGTCTGGCGGATACCGGGCAAGCGCATGAAGAAGGGCCGCGAACATCTGGTGCCGCTGTCATCCCAGGCGCTAGACCTGCTGGCTGAAATGAAGCTGCGTTCGCGGGGTAGCATTTACGTTTTCCCGAACGACCGGGGCGGCAGCCGCCCCATGAGTGAAAACTCTATCCTCTACCTCATTCACCGTATCGGCTTCAAGGGTAAGATGACCGGCCACGGCTGGCGCAAGGTCGGTTCCACCTGGGCCAACGAGCACGAATACAACTCGGACCACGTCGAGGTGCAGCTCGCGCACAAGGACGGCGGCGTGCGCGGAGTGTACAACTCGGCGGAATACCTGAAGCAGCGCCGCGTAATGCTTCAGGCCTTCGCTGACTGGCTGTTAAAGAAGCCTGATCCCAGCGGCTTGGAGCGTTGA
- a CDS encoding replication endonuclease, producing the protein MQSKQILLPAPQRHEAFLRSAQFAPELARIPYKWRNRVIKAAMAKMAWSSWYKVYESVATGFVREFAGLYVPAGVDLSQSDADIVATAERAAAGVTKMLWMAVSDTHALQIMEDECASYGIELPEFDTMTDTIARLVDARWWRRQLRKRVKRAFEAGNIRLGYVNYRGEPYASNDAVLSRLAQNRRNAAALAATLVQNENGQQFSIAELAEKTTANKAIRRGELMLRINGFEQIARECGDQGIFITWTCPSRFHAMQHSGKPNDKFDGSTPREANAYLGKMTSLCRSALARRGIGLYGFRIAEPHHDGCPHWHLLLFVRPTPKYKTAHLQDVAGRAIRIMKRYAWRVDRGEPGAFARRLDVKRIDWAKGSAAGYIAKYVAKNIDGVAEHKTKEGYVVTADTEGDVELTPSARVESWAACWGIRQFQQWGGAPVTVWRELRRIEENMLNEAPAAMRRAWDAVQKIDGEKRACWAEYLRAQGGALVPRKELVVTLAKDEKIVIGRYGETLRTTPYGVRCSDLIGVVFKSVRHTWTPVQATGGHGVAVGVAVPRTRVNNCTHPVGPAPATPPAAPTPNLPDEAKAALIAAWAAVNACPYPRLIVPDSPPLEGDGT; encoded by the coding sequence ATGCAATCTAAACAAATCCTGTTGCCTGCCCCGCAACGCCACGAAGCATTCTTGCGATCTGCGCAATTTGCTCCCGAGCTGGCCCGCATTCCATACAAGTGGCGCAACCGCGTCATCAAGGCCGCCATGGCCAAGATGGCTTGGTCGTCCTGGTACAAAGTCTATGAGTCCGTCGCCACCGGCTTTGTGCGCGAGTTCGCCGGCCTGTACGTGCCGGCCGGCGTCGACCTGTCGCAGAGCGACGCCGACATCGTGGCCACCGCCGAGCGCGCGGCGGCAGGCGTCACCAAAATGCTGTGGATGGCCGTGTCCGACACGCACGCTTTGCAGATCATGGAAGACGAATGCGCCTCGTATGGCATCGAGCTGCCCGAGTTCGACACGATGACCGACACCATCGCCCGCCTGGTGGATGCCCGCTGGTGGCGCCGCCAGTTGCGCAAGCGCGTCAAGCGCGCATTTGAAGCGGGCAACATCCGCCTGGGCTACGTGAACTATCGCGGCGAACCCTACGCCAGCAATGACGCCGTGCTGTCGCGCCTGGCGCAGAACCGCCGCAACGCGGCGGCGCTGGCCGCCACCCTGGTGCAGAACGAAAACGGCCAGCAATTCAGCATCGCCGAGCTGGCCGAGAAAACGACGGCCAACAAGGCCATCCGGCGCGGCGAGCTAATGTTGCGCATCAACGGCTTTGAGCAGATCGCCCGCGAATGCGGCGACCAGGGAATCTTCATCACCTGGACGTGCCCATCGCGCTTTCACGCCATGCAGCACAGCGGCAAGCCCAACGACAAGTTCGACGGCTCCACGCCGCGCGAAGCGAATGCCTACTTGGGCAAGATGACGTCGCTGTGCCGCTCCGCGCTGGCGCGTCGGGGTATTGGCCTGTACGGCTTTCGCATCGCCGAGCCGCATCACGACGGCTGTCCGCATTGGCATCTGCTGCTGTTCGTGCGCCCCACCCCGAAATACAAGACGGCGCACCTGCAGGACGTGGCCGGCCGCGCCATCCGCATCATGAAGCGCTACGCCTGGCGCGTGGACCGTGGCGAACCGGGCGCCTTCGCGCGCCGCCTGGACGTGAAACGCATCGACTGGGCCAAGGGCAGCGCCGCCGGCTACATCGCCAAGTACGTGGCCAAGAACATCGACGGCGTGGCCGAGCACAAGACGAAAGAAGGCTACGTCGTCACGGCCGACACCGAAGGCGATGTCGAGCTGACGCCATCAGCGCGCGTCGAGTCCTGGGCCGCGTGCTGGGGCATCCGTCAATTCCAGCAATGGGGCGGCGCGCCCGTCACCGTCTGGCGCGAACTGCGCCGCATCGAGGAAAACATGCTCAATGAAGCGCCGGCCGCGATGCGCCGCGCCTGGGATGCCGTGCAAAAGATCGACGGCGAAAAGCGCGCCTGCTGGGCCGAATACCTGCGCGCCCAGGGCGGCGCCCTGGTGCCGCGCAAGGAACTGGTTGTCACCCTGGCCAAGGACGAAAAAATCGTCATCGGCCGCTACGGCGAAACACTGCGCACCACGCCCTACGGCGTGCGCTGCAGCGACCTCATCGGCGTGGTCTTCAAGTCCGTACGCCATACGTGGACGCCCGTACAGGCCACAGGCGGGCACGGGGTGGCTGTTGGGGTTGCCGTTCCTCGGACTCGTGTAAATAACTGTACGCACCCCGTTGGCCCTGCCCCGGCCACGCCGCCAGCGGCGCCCACGCCAAACCTGCCTGACGAGGCAAAAGCAGCACTGATTGCCGCCTGGGCGGCCGTCAACGCCTGCCCGTACCCCCGGCTGATCGTCCCTGACTCCCCGCCCCTTGAAGGGGATGGCACATGA
- a CDS encoding ogr/Delta-like zinc finger family protein: MRVIGLPCPHCEYTVRAVKSRTMSAMFKEITYMCQNPECGHSFVAGLEVLRTLSLSAMPKPDIRIPMSQHARTAATSQLALDLTAGC; this comes from the coding sequence ATGAGAGTCATCGGCCTGCCCTGCCCGCATTGCGAATACACCGTCCGCGCCGTAAAAAGCCGCACGATGTCCGCCATGTTCAAGGAAATCACCTACATGTGCCAGAACCCCGAATGCGGGCACTCTTTTGTGGCAGGCCTGGAAGTGCTGCGCACCCTCTCGCTGTCCGCCATGCCCAAGCCGGATATCCGCATCCCGATGTCCCAGCATGCGCGCACGGCGGCCACCAGCCAGCTGGCCCTGGACCTGACGGCGGGCTGCTGA